A window of uncultured Litoreibacter sp. contains these coding sequences:
- a CDS encoding multidrug effflux MFS transporter, which yields MKNQISVIFTFGLVMMLAPFAIDLYLPALPTISDQLGTEIDQLEASVAIFLIGFAAGQLVLGPLSDAIGRMRVLVGGLAVFAVASGIIATVDSVNELFVWRFVQAVGAAGSVTVFPMVQDRFRQQDAARVISILMALIIVAPLVAPLLGGYILIFAGWPTIFLLLSALGVVSLLLAFKASPPSTEPRRRITLRMLSGQYATVLKERRVVLAILTGSFAFGGLFAFVAGSPFVYITYFDVPEERYGLLVGLNAAAMIIVNLANASMLAKFPAIRKIAVGAVFLALAGVAMLAAALLGQGLVMIVAIAIVFFAALALVETNAAIVAFSVLQEENGTVASLNGALQFGIGGLSSMLVSTLASTNAVPLAIVMAASGLAVLLCAVRLVFFDRASEPGSKSRGSQTS from the coding sequence GTGAAAAATCAGATTTCAGTCATCTTCACCTTTGGGTTGGTTATGATGCTGGCCCCCTTCGCGATCGACCTCTACTTGCCGGCCTTGCCGACGATCAGTGATCAGCTTGGGACGGAGATCGACCAACTTGAAGCATCAGTCGCGATCTTCCTGATCGGATTTGCAGCAGGTCAGCTCGTATTGGGCCCTCTCTCTGATGCCATCGGACGGATGCGGGTTCTCGTAGGGGGCTTGGCCGTTTTTGCGGTCGCGTCCGGCATCATTGCGACTGTCGACAGTGTTAACGAACTGTTTGTGTGGCGCTTTGTCCAAGCGGTCGGGGCCGCAGGTTCGGTGACTGTGTTCCCCATGGTGCAGGACCGGTTCAGGCAGCAGGACGCAGCGCGTGTGATCTCGATCCTGATGGCGTTGATCATTGTCGCCCCGCTCGTTGCACCGCTTCTCGGGGGATACATTCTCATCTTCGCGGGGTGGCCGACGATCTTCCTGCTCTTGTCGGCCCTTGGAGTTGTGTCGCTATTGCTCGCGTTCAAGGCGTCGCCGCCGTCGACCGAACCACGCCGCCGGATCACGCTCCGCATGCTTTCCGGCCAATACGCTACCGTCCTCAAGGAGCGGCGCGTTGTCTTGGCAATCCTGACAGGAAGCTTTGCGTTCGGAGGCCTGTTCGCCTTCGTAGCGGGGTCGCCTTTCGTGTACATTACCTATTTCGACGTACCCGAAGAGCGTTACGGCCTTCTGGTCGGTTTGAATGCCGCCGCCATGATCATCGTAAACTTGGCCAATGCATCCATGCTCGCAAAGTTTCCGGCCATCAGAAAAATTGCTGTCGGAGCGGTTTTCCTGGCACTGGCGGGCGTTGCGATGCTTGCAGCAGCGCTGCTTGGTCAGGGATTGGTGATGATCGTCGCCATTGCCATTGTGTTCTTCGCCGCCTTGGCATTGGTGGAAACCAACGCCGCCATTGTCGCCTTCTCAGTCCTGCAGGAGGAGAATGGCACAGTCGCGTCGCTCAACGGGGCGTTGCAATTTGGCATTGGGGGGCTGTCGAGCATGCTGGTCAGCACACTGGCATCGACCAACGCCGTTCCGCTTGCCATTGTAATGGCCGCAAGCGGATTGGCTGTGTTGTTGTGTGCGGTCCGGTTGGTTTTCTTCGACAGAGCGTCCGAGCCCGGGTCAAAATCACGCGGTTCTCAAACCAGTTGA
- the ctaD gene encoding cytochrome c oxidase subunit I encodes MADAAIEGHDHDERGFFTRWFMSTNHKDIGILYLFTAALMGFISVAFTVYMRLELMEPGVQYMCLEGARFTAAATADCTPNGHLWNVLITGHGILMMFLVVIPALFGGFGNYFMPLQIGAPDMAFPRMNNLSYWMYVAACALAVASLLVPGGNDQAGSGIGWVLYAPLSTTEQGMSTDFAIFAVHMSGASSILGAINMITTFLNMRTPGMTLHKVPLFSWSIFVTAWLILLSLPVLAGAITMLLTDRNFGTTFFDAAGGGDPILYQHLLWFFGHPEVYIVVVPGFGIISHVIATFSRKPVFGYLPMVYAMVAIGALGFVVWAHHMYTVGMSLTQQSYFMLATMVIAVPTGIKIFSWIATMWGGSIEFKTPMLWAMGFLFLFTAGGVTGIVLSQAGIDRAYHDTYYVVAHFHYVMSLGAVFSIFAGIYFYLPKMSGRMYPEWAGKLHFWTMFIGANITFFPQHFLGRQGMPRRYIDYPEAFAYWNYVSSWGAFLSFASFLFFIGVMVYTLTKGRRVTEANPWNEYADTLEWTLPSPPPEHTFEILPKQEDWDKAHH; translated from the coding sequence ATGGCCGACGCCGCCATCGAGGGACACGATCACGACGAACGGGGCTTCTTCACCCGTTGGTTCATGTCCACCAACCACAAAGATATCGGTATTCTGTACCTCTTCACCGCCGCGCTGATGGGGTTCATCTCCGTGGCGTTCACCGTCTACATGCGGTTGGAGCTGATGGAACCCGGTGTGCAGTACATGTGCCTTGAAGGCGCACGTTTCACCGCTGCGGCAACCGCAGATTGTACGCCAAACGGCCACCTCTGGAACGTTTTGATCACCGGCCACGGCATCTTGATGATGTTCCTCGTCGTGATCCCCGCCCTGTTTGGCGGCTTCGGCAACTACTTCATGCCATTGCAGATCGGCGCGCCTGACATGGCGTTCCCACGCATGAACAACCTGTCCTACTGGATGTATGTGGCCGCCTGTGCGCTTGCTGTCGCGTCGTTGTTGGTTCCCGGCGGTAACGATCAGGCCGGCTCCGGCATTGGCTGGGTGCTCTACGCGCCGCTGTCGACGACGGAACAAGGCATGTCGACCGACTTCGCGATCTTCGCGGTGCACATGTCGGGGGCGTCTTCGATCCTTGGCGCGATCAACATGATCACCACCTTCCTGAACATGCGCACGCCGGGCATGACCCTGCACAAGGTGCCGCTGTTCTCGTGGTCGATCTTCGTGACCGCGTGGCTGATCCTGTTGTCCCTGCCGGTTCTGGCGGGCGCCATCACCATGCTGCTGACCGACCGTAACTTCGGCACAACCTTCTTCGACGCCGCTGGCGGCGGTGACCCGATCCTGTACCAGCACTTGCTGTGGTTCTTCGGGCACCCCGAGGTGTATATCGTGGTTGTTCCGGGCTTCGGCATCATCTCCCACGTGATCGCCACCTTCTCGCGCAAGCCGGTCTTTGGTTACCTGCCGATGGTTTACGCGATGGTCGCCATTGGCGCGCTGGGCTTCGTGGTCTGGGCGCACCACATGTACACCGTGGGCATGTCGCTGACGCAGCAGTCCTACTTCATGCTGGCCACGATGGTGATCGCGGTGCCGACAGGCATCAAGATCTTCTCATGGATCGCGACAATGTGGGGCGGCTCGATCGAGTTCAAAACCCCGATGCTGTGGGCCATGGGCTTCCTGTTCCTGTTCACCGCAGGCGGCGTAACGGGCATCGTGCTCAGCCAAGCGGGCATCGACCGCGCCTATCACGACACTTACTACGTGGTGGCTCACTTCCACTACGTGATGAGCCTCGGGGCCGTGTTCTCGATCTTTGCGGGTATCTACTTCTACCTGCCGAAAATGTCGGGCCGCATGTATCCTGAATGGGCGGGCAAGCTGCACTTCTGGACGATGTTCATCGGCGCAAACATCACCTTCTTCCCGCAGCACTTCCTCGGGAGGCAAGGTATGCCACGTCGCTACATCGACTACCCTGAGGCGTTTGCCTACTGGAACTACGTCTCCTCCTGGGGCGCGTTCCTCAGCTTCGCGTCGTTCCTCTTCTTCATCGGCGTCATGGTCTACACCCTGACCAAAGGCCGCCGCGTGACGGAAGCCAACCCGTGGAACGAATATGCGGACACGCTGGAATGGACCCTGCCGTCCCCTCCACCGGAGCACACGTTCGAAATCCTGCCAAAGCAGGAAGACTGGGACAAGGCGCACCACTAG
- a CDS encoding DUF2244 domain-containing protein — MPIQHIDLAGRASDYPEALSTYNDKTPEWRVLLYPHRSLPATGFVWVIAVLCCGLSVPLFGVFGTAAFWGVLPFLIITVAALWGFIMRNYRDGHIVEELTLWQDRLTLVHIDPKGTRKDWQANPYWVQVAEHKKPVKHYLTLKGGPREVELGAFLSAEERIALKHQLEDELKNLAA; from the coding sequence GTGCCCATCCAGCACATAGACCTTGCAGGAAGGGCCTCGGATTATCCCGAGGCCCTTTCTACTTACAACGACAAAACGCCTGAATGGCGGGTGCTGCTGTACCCGCACCGGTCCCTGCCCGCGACGGGCTTTGTCTGGGTGATCGCCGTCCTGTGCTGCGGCCTGTCCGTCCCGCTTTTCGGCGTCTTCGGCACCGCCGCTTTCTGGGGCGTTCTCCCCTTCCTGATCATCACGGTCGCCGCTCTGTGGGGTTTCATCATGCGCAACTACCGCGACGGCCATATCGTGGAGGAGCTGACCCTGTGGCAGGACCGGCTGACGCTGGTCCATATCGACCCCAAGGGCACCCGCAAGGACTGGCAAGCCAATCCCTACTGGGTGCAGGTGGCAGAGCATAAAAAGCCGGTGAAGCACTACCTCACGCTGAAAGGCGGCCCGCGCGAGGTCGAGCTGGGCGCGTTCCTCTCCGCCGAAGAGCGCATCGCGTTGAAGCACCAGCTCGAGGACGAGCTTAAAAACCTCGCCGCTTAG
- a CDS encoding SDR family oxidoreductase has product MQLKDKIAVITGATSGIGFAAAERFIAEGVKTLIITGQDEARLDAARSKLANGDTNVVAIRWRAEHSEDSLALSQHLKAEFGSIDILFANAGVTWPAPLGQIDAARAQAQIMINFTAPLMLVQSLAPLMNAGGSIVMNTSCLDELGMPGMAVYSASKAALRSATRTLSAELGEQQIRVNAVAPGPIETPLYGKIGMTEEQLEEMASGIVAQVPAGRFGTAEEIANAVLFLASDASSYMRGAEIAVDGGWTSL; this is encoded by the coding sequence ATGCAACTCAAAGACAAGATCGCAGTCATAACGGGGGCGACGTCTGGCATCGGTTTTGCCGCTGCCGAACGGTTCATTGCCGAGGGTGTAAAAACCCTGATCATCACAGGCCAAGATGAGGCCCGCCTTGACGCGGCGCGTTCAAAATTGGCCAACGGCGACACAAATGTCGTGGCCATCCGCTGGCGCGCTGAACATTCAGAAGACAGTCTTGCCCTATCGCAGCATTTGAAGGCGGAATTTGGATCAATCGACATTCTGTTTGCGAATGCTGGCGTCACGTGGCCGGCCCCTTTGGGTCAAATCGACGCCGCTCGGGCGCAAGCACAGATCATGATCAACTTTACCGCACCGCTGATGTTGGTGCAGTCGTTGGCCCCACTTATGAACGCAGGCGGGTCAATCGTTATGAACACCTCTTGCCTTGATGAATTGGGGATGCCTGGAATGGCGGTGTATTCAGCCTCCAAGGCGGCCTTGCGCTCGGCAACACGTACTCTTTCTGCAGAGCTTGGAGAGCAGCAAATTCGGGTGAACGCCGTTGCTCCGGGCCCGATTGAAACACCGCTTTATGGCAAAATCGGCATGACAGAAGAACAGCTGGAAGAAATGGCATCTGGCATCGTGGCGCAGGTGCCGGCGGGCCGGTTCGGCACAGCAGAAGAGATCGCGAACGCCGTGCTGTTTCTTGCTTCGGATGCATCTTCCTACATGCGTGGTGCTGAAATTGCCGTCGATGGTGGGTGGACCTCGCTATGA
- a CDS encoding TetR/AcrR family transcriptional regulator: MAKPSSPARRGKGRPPSIDRIAALDAAVLTFWEKGYEGASLTDLTNAMNLSRPSLYSGFGDKAQLFDAALMRYAQTIGSAPMAAFEAEPDISKAVRAFLSEAAAGNTTPGNPCGCLIGCCAATAAESDPNVRRRLNQLLSDTQSRLAKRFEAEPKLPGHFSARSRAAMMLDFMNAQAIRARSGATQDELMEDLDMKVHAVLGAQDNSERSLT; encoded by the coding sequence ATGGCAAAACCCAGCTCTCCCGCACGGCGCGGCAAAGGCCGCCCGCCGTCAATCGACCGTATCGCGGCACTTGATGCCGCTGTGCTGACCTTTTGGGAAAAGGGGTATGAGGGGGCGTCATTGACAGATTTGACGAACGCGATGAACCTGTCGCGGCCGTCGCTGTATTCCGGGTTTGGGGACAAAGCCCAGCTTTTTGACGCAGCCCTGATGCGATACGCGCAAACAATCGGAAGCGCGCCAATGGCTGCATTTGAGGCAGAGCCAGACATATCGAAGGCAGTACGCGCGTTTCTGAGCGAGGCAGCCGCTGGCAACACAACGCCAGGCAACCCTTGCGGATGTCTGATCGGGTGTTGCGCCGCAACTGCCGCTGAATCCGACCCGAATGTCCGCAGGCGCTTGAACCAATTGCTGTCAGATACGCAAAGCCGTCTGGCCAAGCGGTTCGAAGCGGAACCGAAGCTACCTGGGCATTTCTCGGCGCGCAGCCGCGCAGCGATGATGCTTGATTTCATGAACGCGCAGGCAATCCGCGCCCGCTCCGGTGCGACACAGGACGAACTGATGGAAGATTTGGATATGAAAGTTCACGCGGTGCTTGGGGCGCAAGACAATTCCGAGCGGTCACTCACATGA
- a CDS encoding DMT family transporter yields the protein MSKITTSNTPVGTDRALHSNVICITAIALFATGFPAADVLLKTWGPISLITARIVLACALMLPLWLIIDGPMRVINAPWSRALAIGALGFGTGTILLLVVQDMTDPVSAALIAATMPISAVVLEIMFDGRKLTLNFAGGAILVLIGGFLAAGADLRGGTFGSAIVLGSTASVMFAWGSRKTVKGLPEMTSLGQATSTFIGAMIFCVATFALFKFMGWEGTQSAQLGLWGWSMMLTYAWGAMALSQAFWILGVSRLGIGIASFHLNAAPFYVMLILLVAGGGWDWGRALGAALLALGVVLAQKKRATERQPEPLGAGS from the coding sequence GTGAGCAAAATAACGACAAGTAATACTCCAGTTGGCACTGATAGGGCGCTGCATAGCAACGTCATTTGCATCACGGCAATTGCGCTATTTGCGACCGGTTTCCCGGCTGCTGATGTGTTGTTGAAGACTTGGGGGCCTATCTCGCTCATCACTGCGCGGATCGTCCTCGCTTGCGCATTGATGTTGCCATTGTGGTTGATCATTGATGGTCCCATGCGGGTCATTAACGCACCCTGGTCGCGCGCTCTTGCTATTGGCGCATTAGGTTTCGGCACTGGCACAATACTTCTGCTGGTTGTCCAAGACATGACGGACCCGGTTTCCGCAGCGTTAATTGCGGCAACAATGCCCATAAGTGCAGTGGTTCTTGAAATCATGTTTGATGGTCGAAAGTTGACGCTGAACTTTGCTGGAGGAGCGATACTTGTCCTGATCGGCGGGTTTCTTGCGGCAGGTGCAGATTTGCGAGGCGGTACGTTTGGAAGCGCTATTGTCCTTGGTAGCACCGCTTCGGTGATGTTTGCTTGGGGGTCTCGCAAGACGGTAAAAGGGTTGCCAGAAATGACCTCGCTCGGGCAAGCCACCTCAACATTCATTGGTGCGATGATCTTTTGCGTTGCGACCTTTGCGCTTTTCAAGTTCATGGGCTGGGAGGGAACTCAGTCGGCCCAGCTGGGGCTTTGGGGCTGGTCAATGATGTTGACTTACGCTTGGGGTGCTATGGCGTTGAGCCAAGCCTTCTGGATCCTTGGCGTCTCTCGATTGGGCATCGGCATTGCGTCTTTCCACCTTAACGCAGCCCCTTTCTATGTGATGCTGATCCTCTTAGTTGCAGGCGGGGGTTGGGATTGGGGACGCGCTCTCGGTGCTGCCCTGCTCGCTCTTGGTGTTGTACTTGCACAGAAAAAGAGAGCGACGGAACGCCAACCGGAACCGCTTGGTGCCGGCAGCTAG
- a CDS encoding GntR family transcriptional regulator, with amino-acid sequence MAKPVESNTYKAILHAIDVGVYKPGDRLVESELANRFGGSRTPIREALQRLETQSLLARDGRSLIVASLDHDQMAELYTVRGALEGLAAELAAQHAAPEEIKVLYDMVERDRELLDKPAELSQSNRRFHRQLHRASHNRYLVQQLDLVYRSMALLASTSLAADGRGAVALDEHHAIVRAIEARDAVAASKALKDHLSIAYEVRLKIDAAGDL; translated from the coding sequence ATGGCCAAACCGGTGGAAAGCAACACGTATAAGGCAATTCTGCATGCAATCGATGTTGGCGTCTACAAACCCGGTGACCGGCTGGTGGAAAGCGAGCTGGCCAATCGGTTTGGCGGCTCCCGCACCCCAATTCGCGAGGCTTTACAAAGGCTTGAGACGCAATCCTTGCTTGCGCGGGATGGCCGATCCCTGATCGTGGCCTCGCTGGACCACGACCAGATGGCCGAACTTTACACGGTGCGCGGCGCGCTGGAGGGGCTCGCCGCTGAGCTGGCAGCGCAACACGCCGCGCCTGAAGAAATCAAGGTGCTCTACGATATGGTCGAGCGGGACCGCGAGCTGTTGGACAAGCCTGCGGAGCTGAGCCAATCGAACCGCAGGTTCCACCGGCAGCTGCACCGCGCGTCGCATAACCGCTATCTGGTGCAGCAGCTAGACCTCGTTTACCGCTCGATGGCGCTGCTGGCCTCGACCTCTTTGGCGGCTGACGGGCGCGGCGCGGTTGCTTTGGACGAGCACCACGCGATTGTCCGCGCGATCGAGGCGCGGGATGCTGTCGCCGCGTCCAAGGCGCTGAAAGACCACCTTTCCATCGCGTATGAGGTCAGGCTCAAGATCGACGCCGCCGGCGATCTTTGA
- a CDS encoding GatB/YqeY domain-containing protein — protein sequence MSKDKRTEITDALKEAMKAKDADRLGTLRLINAAIKDRDIDLRSEGREVSDDEILAILGKMVKQRQESTKAYEEGGRLELAEREQAEIKVINDFLPAQLDAAASEAAVDAAIAEVGAQSIRDMGKVMGILKGKYTGQMDFGAVGPMVKARLG from the coding sequence ATGTCGAAAGACAAACGCACCGAGATCACCGACGCGCTGAAAGAGGCCATGAAAGCCAAGGACGCCGACCGTCTGGGCACTTTGCGGCTGATCAACGCCGCCATCAAGGACCGCGACATTGATCTGCGCAGCGAGGGCCGCGAGGTCAGCGACGACGAAATTCTGGCGATCCTGGGCAAGATGGTAAAGCAGCGGCAGGAAAGCACCAAAGCCTATGAAGAGGGCGGGCGGCTGGAACTGGCGGAGCGTGAACAGGCGGAGATCAAGGTGATCAACGATTTCCTGCCCGCGCAGCTGGACGCCGCCGCCTCGGAGGCGGCCGTGGACGCCGCGATTGCCGAAGTGGGCGCCCAAAGCATCCGCGACATGGGCAAGGTCATGGGCATCCTGAAGGGCAAATACACCGGCCAGATGGATTTCGGGGCCGTTGGCCCGATGGTGAAGGCGCGGCTGGGATAA
- a CDS encoding pyrimidine 5'-nucleotidase, which produces MKDGFDHVDTWVFDLDNTLYPPAMRLFDQIEARMVAYVMDVLNVDRAKADRLRRDYWHAHGTTLAGLMAEHDIDPEPFMVDVHDIDFTVLRPDTALRGQISKLPGRKIVYTNGSAPYAENVLLARGLSGLFDAVYGVEHAQYRPKPEAAAFERVFGLDGLDGTTAAMFEDEGRNLEVPHAMGLRTVHVAPQPDPMPYIDHHTKDLSGFLAQVVD; this is translated from the coding sequence ATGAAAGACGGCTTCGATCATGTCGACACCTGGGTGTTTGACCTCGACAACACGCTCTACCCGCCAGCGATGCGGCTGTTCGACCAGATCGAGGCGCGGATGGTGGCCTATGTGATGGATGTGCTGAATGTGGACCGTGCGAAGGCTGACCGGCTGCGCCGCGACTACTGGCACGCGCATGGCACCACTTTGGCGGGGCTGATGGCCGAGCATGACATCGACCCGGAACCGTTCATGGTCGACGTACATGACATTGATTTCACCGTTCTTCGCCCCGATACGGCGCTGCGCGGCCAGATATCGAAGCTGCCGGGGCGCAAAATTGTCTACACCAACGGCTCAGCGCCTTACGCAGAAAACGTGTTGCTTGCCAGAGGGTTATCCGGCCTCTTTGATGCGGTTTATGGCGTGGAACATGCGCAATACCGCCCCAAGCCGGAGGCTGCCGCCTTTGAGCGGGTCTTCGGGTTGGACGGGTTGGATGGCACCACGGCGGCCATGTTCGAAGATGAGGGGCGCAATCTGGAGGTGCCCCATGCAATGGGGCTGCGCACCGTGCATGTTGCGCCCCAGCCGGACCCGATGCCCTACATCGACCACCACACGAAAGACCTCAGCGGCTTTCTGGCGCAGGTGGTCGATTGA
- a CDS encoding TetR/AcrR family transcriptional regulator — protein sequence MSLDGNSSKVSARSSNRLGRASRDQIIEAAEKLLLEDGYHELSTRKVAAACGISPGNLTYHFPSKILLVEEVMHDVCERYAKVRPEVPVFGSDADPISELRRILAWMIDDAMVPETNGLFLEFWILAKHHGFGTQIIERSYELAIAWLVDVLAALFPTSTDEPRHQAAYLMLTVTEGTIPVFARKHARPSRPADLVDPTVQAVVSILTDELQRAT from the coding sequence ATGAGTTTGGATGGGAACAGTTCGAAGGTCAGCGCGCGAAGCAGCAACCGTCTGGGACGCGCCTCACGCGACCAGATCATCGAAGCAGCAGAGAAGCTGCTGCTTGAGGACGGCTACCATGAGCTGAGCACACGCAAAGTCGCAGCGGCCTGCGGCATCAGCCCAGGCAATTTGACCTACCACTTCCCAAGCAAGATCCTTCTGGTCGAAGAAGTGATGCATGACGTCTGCGAACGATATGCCAAGGTCAGGCCGGAGGTTCCAGTTTTCGGAAGCGACGCCGATCCCATCAGCGAGCTGCGCCGCATTCTCGCTTGGATGATTGATGATGCGATGGTGCCGGAAACAAATGGGCTGTTCCTGGAGTTCTGGATTCTCGCAAAGCATCATGGCTTTGGGACACAGATCATCGAACGCTCGTATGAGTTGGCGATCGCATGGCTGGTTGATGTACTGGCCGCCCTGTTTCCGACATCAACCGATGAGCCGCGTCACCAGGCGGCATATCTGATGTTAACGGTGACGGAAGGAACCATCCCGGTGTTCGCCAGAAAGCACGCGCGCCCATCAAGACCCGCCGACCTCGTAGATCCAACCGTTCAGGCGGTCGTCTCAATCCTCACGGATGAATTGCAGCGAGCCACCTAG
- a CDS encoding NAD(P)H-dependent oxidoreductase → MKILRIDCSAQTETGQSRHLADRIIDRLTDTGKPFDVTVRDLNNPLPLLDHAWINANSTPEEDRTDQQKDVLALSDTLIAEIDAADTLIIGAPVYNFSIPASLKLWIDLICRARKTFAYSDTGPKGLLSGKTAIVCFASGGTDFGSDIDFASGYLRHILGFVGITDVTFVAANRHFMDDTAIARAEGEVDAWVDQLGLPKDDRLRPATKAGVN, encoded by the coding sequence ATGAAAATCCTTCGCATCGACTGCAGTGCACAAACAGAAACAGGGCAAAGCCGCCACCTGGCGGATCGCATCATCGACAGGCTCACCGACACGGGAAAACCGTTCGATGTGACCGTGCGGGACCTGAACAATCCCCTACCACTTCTGGATCACGCTTGGATCAATGCCAATTCGACGCCAGAAGAAGACCGCACCGACCAACAAAAGGATGTGCTGGCCCTATCCGATACGCTGATCGCCGAGATTGACGCCGCCGACACGTTGATCATCGGGGCCCCCGTTTACAACTTTTCGATCCCGGCAAGCCTCAAGCTTTGGATTGATTTGATCTGCCGCGCGCGAAAAACCTTCGCATATTCCGATACCGGCCCCAAAGGGTTGTTGTCCGGCAAAACGGCAATCGTGTGCTTTGCCTCGGGCGGGACGGACTTTGGATCCGACATTGATTTTGCAAGCGGCTACCTACGCCACATATTGGGCTTCGTGGGAATTACGGATGTCACATTTGTCGCCGCCAATAGGCACTTCATGGACGACACGGCCATTGCACGTGCCGAAGGTGAGGTTGACGCGTGGGTGGATCAGTTAGGTCTGCCAAAGGATGATCGCCTGCGCCCTGCTACAAAAGCTGGTGTGAACTGA
- the carA gene encoding glutamine-hydrolyzing carbamoyl-phosphate synthase small subunit has product MSSKPTACLVLADGTVFYGMGFGATGRTVAELCFNTAMTGYQEIMTDPSYAGQIVTFTFPHIGNTGVNPEDDETADPVADGMVVKWDPTASSSWRATEELGAWLAKRGRIAMGGVDTRRLTRAIRAQGAPHVAMEHNPDGEFDLEALVKDARAFKGLEGLDLAKEVTCAQSYQWDETRWAWPDGFGKRAEKGHKVVAVDYGAKRNILRCLASAGCDVTVLPATATAEDILSYNPDGVFLSNGPGDPAATGEYAVPAIKGVLKANIPVFGICLGHQMLALALGAKTIKMNHGHHGANHPVKDYTTGKVEITSMNHGFTVDTQTLPAGVSETHVSLFDGSNCGICVDGKPVFSVQYHPEASPGPQDSYYLFERFAKAMADRALATA; this is encoded by the coding sequence ATGTCCTCCAAACCCACCGCATGCCTTGTTCTGGCCGATGGAACGGTCTTTTATGGGATGGGCTTCGGCGCGACGGGCCGCACCGTGGCCGAGCTGTGTTTCAACACCGCGATGACCGGCTACCAGGAGATCATGACCGACCCCAGCTACGCGGGCCAGATCGTGACCTTCACCTTCCCCCACATTGGCAATACCGGCGTCAATCCAGAAGATGACGAGACCGCCGATCCAGTCGCTGACGGCATGGTCGTCAAGTGGGACCCGACCGCATCCTCCAGCTGGCGCGCCACTGAAGAGCTTGGCGCATGGCTGGCAAAACGCGGACGCATCGCCATGGGCGGCGTTGATACGCGCCGCCTGACCCGCGCCATCCGCGCCCAAGGCGCGCCGCATGTTGCAATGGAACATAACCCCGACGGCGAATTCGATCTCGAAGCTCTGGTCAAGGACGCCCGTGCCTTCAAGGGTCTCGAAGGGCTGGACCTCGCCAAAGAGGTCACCTGCGCACAATCCTACCAATGGGACGAAACCCGCTGGGCCTGGCCCGACGGCTTCGGCAAACGGGCCGAGAAGGGCCACAAGGTGGTTGCCGTGGATTACGGCGCCAAGCGTAACATTCTACGCTGTCTGGCCTCGGCTGGCTGCGACGTCACTGTGCTGCCTGCGACCGCCACTGCCGAAGACATCCTGTCGTACAACCCAGACGGCGTGTTCCTGTCCAACGGCCCCGGCGACCCTGCGGCTACCGGGGAATATGCCGTCCCCGCGATCAAGGGCGTGCTAAAGGCAAACATCCCGGTTTTCGGCATCTGCTTGGGCCACCAAATGCTCGCTTTGGCCTTGGGCGCCAAGACCATCAAGATGAACCACGGCCACCATGGCGCGAACCACCCGGTCAAGGATTACACCACCGGCAAGGTCGAAATCACGTCGATGAACCACGGGTTCACGGTCGACACACAAACCCTGCCAGCAGGCGTCAGCGAAACCCATGTCTCGCTGTTTGACGGATCCAATTGCGGTATTTGTGTGGATGGCAAACCCGTGTTCAGCGTGCAGTACCACCCCGAGGCGTCGCCCGGACCGCAAGACAGCTATTACCTGTTTGAACGCTTCGCCAAAGCCATGGCCGACCGGGCCTTGGCAACAGCCTAG